gaagaagattggcttgataagcttggtcctttctcaagtgagtttctgtttgtgttggtgcatgttcattttgactgatgatgatttttaagtTAAACGTTTTTTTATGCATTTAATTTCATTGCTCTGTGATCTCAAAGTGAGAGCAGTTTTAGCCACCAAAAAATCGAACAAAGggggtttggattgttttccaaCGTTTACTGCACAAAGATGTTCGATTTTATActcaatgatttcaaaaaaaaaaagaaatttacctGAGAGTTctaaaacaaccaatttttttcattaatgtatatttgaataaaaatgtttcattgaaaacaacataCAATGTTTGTTGTTTGCTTCTGAAACATCCCATGTTAAAGATCCCAAAAATATGTCCAAATTGAAAAGGAATTTACATTTGATTAATGAAGCTGTGCTGGTTATGCTTGTGTTTGATTCTGTGCTTCAgtgctgttgttgcttctgtgctgttgttgctttCTTCTGTGTCCCAAAAATTGTTGTTGGTTGCTGTTCTTTTGCTTAAACGAAGGTTGCTGTTGCAActgttgaaatttgatgactTTGGTTGTTGGTTACTTCTGACATTTCTACATTCAAATCCCCTTCTTCATATCCCCCTGCATACCCAATGACTTCCACAAGCTGATTCATTTTTTCATTACttagctttgtgaataaatattgaagtgaaTCCACAACCAATTGTTTGTCAATAGTGAGGTAATCTGGTAAAGTCCCTTCCCTAGCTGCCTTTGTTTTGCTCATGTGAGGAATGTGATAGTCAAACCCCCCCTGTTTTTTCATGACCTTTATCATACAAGCTTGTAAAGTTATGAAAACAAACCTTAAACATTGTGGACTCAGATTTTGAAATGCATTATTCACAGCCTTAAGCAACTCTTTAACATTGTAAGCTGATTTTTGATATtgcaaagcttgaattgatctaaaaaaacctaaatctaGCACATTCATGTCAGGGGAAtttggaggttgttgcactaattGTATATTAAATCCATCTTTCATTGCCTCTTCTAAAAACCCTCTGTCATTGTGTGCTATATGAGGTTTAGCATTGTCTTGTTGAATGTAAATACGCTTGGATAATTCAGCAGGCCATTTTGCCCTAATTGTTGGCAGCACATTAGTGATAAGCATTTCTCTAATGTGCTCTTTTGTGATTGACTGTATTGGCTTAGTTTCCATCTCCCCCCTTTTCCTGTTctttgagcttctttttgctggctcctgtgtaataaatggccaaatgcctatctttccatcaaaaaaaACATCACCTTCAGTTGTAAATATAGGCTTTGTTACAGCAcacataaacattatttttggtatgaacctttttgattgacattctctatgtggttctacttcacCCGGAGCTAGATAATAACTTTGTGTCTCTCGGGTTAGATAGAAatgtttttcatctatgtgaacaACGTTAGTAAATGGCTTAAACTTGAATTGATCATTTTGTTCATTGTATTCACATTTAGATAATGCAAAGCTTAACCTGTGTAActtgttgttttcattcaaagctggtttgattgcgtttgtgtgccTTCTTATTACTTTGTTCCTCTTCCACCTACACACCGTTGATTGTGACACTTCCATTTGCTTTGCTACTGAATGCTGTGTACCCTTCAGTTCATATTTGATTGCcttaaatttttcttcatcaaacaTTATTTTGTTTGCTGCTTCTTTCCCCCATCTCTTGCTGTTGAGGTTAATGATTGTGGTATTGGTTGTCATCTGCTTCTTGACATCATTCCACAATCGTGTAATTGTTTTCCTACAAACCTCAAACTCAATTGCAAGTGCGTTGATTGTGCCTAGCGCTGGTTTGCCCTTCTTATTTAATGCAGACAGTAGCTTCTGCATTATGCTTTCTCTTTGTTGTGTAGTTAATTGTTTTGTAGGAGCCATTGTTTTAGTTGATTGTGTAATAAATGAGCTTTGTCATTGTCTATTTATGCTTTCTGTTTTGTAATGTTATGATTGATTTTTTCTTCTTGTTGCACATTTCATTTTTGGCGCCATCTGCTTctgttttctgaaattttggCTGTGTGCTTTGGGAATTTTCTTCAATTGTTGGCGGCAGTTTCTGAATATGTATTCAATTCCTTCTTTTTGgacattttcattttgagtttcaaaatAATGTGGGTACTGTGatgatatttttcattttgaaaaattggttgtttataaattggaggctatttaagaaattattaatgcattttttgggtaatttggaaaatctgaagtcaatgatcgcaaaaaaattcgcactcacatgatcagtaacgactgcaactacaccgaagctgttgaagaattgagaaggctCTCGGAGATACCGTAAttgatgtttttaatttttagtactcTTGACAAACTTatgtaatttccaaaaattattgtaaacgtAATTGTGGCGCAATTtaggacttaattatgtaatttaggacttaattatgtaatttaggacttaattaaattatcgaTGTAATTGTGGcgcaaaaaaatttcaaacttttggtgccaaaaaaaatcagcttttaatttggtgggaatcattaattccttaatctttacaattaaaaacccataatactactCTCTCTCCTCTCTTAGAATCccattttgacttttcttaaaatccgtgaaaagtcaaatgggacatctcacctgaataggagggagtataagttTGAATCAACTTTTCAAGAGAATACTCGACATGGAATCAACTTGAAATGCCATATGGCCCCAGCCCAAAAAGGAGCGCCGGGATCAAATTAGGAATCTTCATCAcattcatgattcatgaacactATAAAAAATCTTGAAAATTCCACCAATATTTTAACCCTAATCACCTCTTATTTTACCCCTTTTCAACCCTACATCAATTTCAACCTCTGATTTTGATTGTCATTTTATCTCCATTTCATCCTTTCAGATAGATAAAATTGAGTTTTAGCAAAAAAGCAAATCCAGACATCGGATCTGTTCTGAAAGATACAGATACAGTCAAAAGATATCTTTTTCAATCGTACATTCTCGGTCCCATAAACTAGCCATTTTCATTCGTTTCTCTCTTCAATTCCCCACAAAATGTACTCCTAAAAGATTAATAAGAGTGTAAAAAAAGTGGGTATTTTTTCTGATCGATTTTTGTCTCTTCTTTTGAGTGTTTCTGGTTCAATAGCTTTTTAAGGGAGAGATAAAGAGAAGAATGTTGGAATTGAGGGCCATAACTTGTTTCCCACCTGCAATTTTTGCAGTTTATGCTACCATTGCTTGTGTTGATGCATTTATAGCTGCTTTTGCCTTCTTCCAGGTATCATTTTTGCTTAATTTCTTCTTTTGTTTGATGGgtatttagtttttttgttaGTTCTTTATGTTAATGAGATTAATTGTATTGGgtagtattttgatttttgaaatgtGGTTATTTGCTGAATCTAAGGGGAATGAGGGGGTGGGGGAGCGGGGGTGTTTGTGGATGTTTTGATAATTTGTTGATTTCTGAATTTAATTAGTTTGAAATTTTGCAAAGAACATAGAAGTAGGCAAAAGTAGCATTTGGTGACTGATGGAATGATTCATTGCACTAGATGTAAGAAATTGATTCTTAAGGAAACAACATTTAGTTATCTCGATGCCAAGTGGCTCTTGCCTCGACTTGTTTGGGGGTTGTATGTACGCAACCTACCCTTATAAGTCAAGGAGATGACAATACCATAACAGTTACTTTGATGTCAAATTGCTTAATGGCTCCGGCCTAGACGAGTTTGGGGGTTGGATTTATGCAATCTACCCTTATAATAACAAAACGTACTCTTGATTGCAAACATCGTTTGGAACGTAGCAAAAATAAAGTGCAAATGATTTAATGCGTTATTTTACTATAACTCATTATAATCTAGAGAAATGAAATTTTTGGCTACATCGAGTATGAACATGTAGACTATTTTCCATATGGATTGTGATATAGCATTaatttttggcttttaattGAATGGGAAGTGATTGTTACTGATTTGAGATAAGTAAAGGCATTTGTAGAACATAATGGTATTTGGCTAAATTTAGAGCCAGATATGGTCCTATGGAACACCAATCACGTGCCTAAGGAGACATTTTATATAGATTTTGTTTCCCGTTTTCCATCGTGCCTCAAAGTAATGAGAGTGTAGGATGTTTATGGAAACTCTTTAAAAGAATGTTCTGCGGCTTTTAGAAACAAACAATTAGATTGCAAATACCACCTTTAGTCGTTTTAGGTTTTTGTTTTATGAAACAGAAATGGAATTAGCAGCACAACTACGACCCTCCAGCCAGTATTACCATCTTTGTCGTCTGAAACATCTAAATTCCGGCAATATCTAACTACTTCAGAAAATTCCTTTGCATTACCTTATTATTGAATCAGAAATCCCAATTGCCAAAACAAGTTTTTTCAACTTCCGCTATTTCCTCCTTCACATTTCTAATTTTTCGTCCTCCTGCCTCTTTATTAAGATTCTTCCACTTGTCATCATCTTTATTCGTATCTCCACTGTTGGTCACTTGCACCATCGCCCATGTTTTTGCTGTTCGTCTTTGCCAGCAAGACACAATTGATGTTGCAAGACTCCTatattgaatattatttttatgttgctTCCATACTCCTCCATCTCTACGCCATGACCAAAGTGTAATGCACTAATGCCTACTCTCCTAAGAAAATATTTTACCCTCTTGCACATACTTAACTAATTGGCCCTACCATACTGTACTTgtgctttttatttttgaatagaATCATTGCTCTGTAGAGTTCTAGATCTTTATTGTATGTTTGAAATAAccaatttcagttttttttttttttcaaaactgaAAATGATACAAATGGATCCTAAGAATTTATGAAGGAGTTTTAACTAGTTTGATGTAGTAACTAAAGTTTCAAAACATGTTGAAGTAGCTCCAGCCTCCAGGTCCCTTTAGTATTTTGATACTAGAGATTGATAATCTTTTCCCTATCATTAGAAGTGGTTTGAAGAGGATATGCTTCTAGATAGGTTAGGCAATGGAGATTCAAGGCATTATAAGATACATTTTGATTGTATTCAGGAAGGACTAGATCAATAGAGGTTTATGTAGCATGGGCACGTAAAGGGACCTGGAGAATACTCATTTAGTCTAGAATACTCATTTAGTACAGGTTAATACACTTTAAATATGGCCCCTTTTTAAACGTGGTAGAAGTTTTCAAGGACGTACACTTAAACCTTATTGATTGAGATTATCCTGTAATGATAAATTAGCAATTAGCTGAGtatcttttcctttcttttacGGTGTGATGTGAGAACCTAAATTTTCAACGTGTGTACTTTTCTGCTTCAGTTAATGAGGATTCACTCTAGAAGTGCACAACTTGAGTGGACGCGTCAAAAAGTAAGTGTGACCATGCTCTTTTGTATATTTTGCAATATCATTCTGTTACTTCCAACATGATGTACATGTAGCTTCTGTTTGTTTATATTACAAGCACCTGGTGATTTGCCGTACTATTTTCGTGTTGGTAATTTGAGTCTTCATTCCCGCTAGATGCTTGATGTTGAAACTTTTCATTTATAAAGAGTTATACTATGATTCATGTGCTCCCATGTTCTTGAATGGTATCATCCATTGGTCCTAAATGACTGAATCAAATCTTTGACCTATATACGACATTTGTTTTCTGAAAATGCCGAGTATTTTTACACACATTCTACGGCCAGACAGCTTTTGTATGGAGTTGAATTTGTTTTATCTGTGAACTTTATGACTTAATCAGAACTCAACACTTTTGTGGAACTTATGTGGCACTTCGACAACGAAGAAGACTAGATGGAGAGGTTACACCTTATTTTTACGATAGTTGTGGTGCCATCTTCTGTAGACTTGTAAAAGAGTTAATATTTAAGTGTTAAGGGAGGACATGCATAAACTAGAcctttttttgtatttattctTTAGGCCAATTGGGATGCTATTAATCAGGTGTTATGTACTTGCAGGTCTTTCATCTCATGATTGGCTTATGTAATGCTGGTAAGATGTTTCTAGATATTTTGTGTGATACTTGCTCTTTTCAGTGGTTTTAGTAATAAATTCTAGATTTTGTTTGCTTGTGTGTGTGTAACGATGTGTCTTTATTGTAGTTTAAAGTTGCAATCACGTACTAAGAATCCTTATAACTGTTTGACCTAAACTACATCTTAATGTAATTGAATGCAATATTTAgataattaatttcattaaagttAGTCCAAATTAATTCAATCTACTTTATCCCTCCCTACTTATTATTCTCCTATAACAAGTTATCCAATACCAATCAATAACTAATTATATTGCTGTTTACTTATATTGATCACACTATACTCAATTCTAAGATTATGTCTCGAATCAAAATCAacactaattaaaatataaacaattgaataattatattaagtataaaAACATATGTAAGATTTACTCACGCAAATCGAGAATTGATAATCCAATCAAGCAATAGAATCAGTTCTCCACAAATATCTACATTCTACACAAACTTAAAAGTAATATGGAGGTTGAAAACTAATAAGATCTATAATAATGTAAAAGTATAAGTATGATAATGAGGGTACAGATAACACGAGGCGTATTTAGACGTGACAGAACACTGAAACTTATGAGCTCAAACTTGCTTCTTTGCTTTTATTCAACACTTGTTGATTTCCAAGCTCTGATTTCAAGCTCTAAATAAACTCAACACAACATCGATTTACAACGAATAATCAAATGTCTAAATAACTCCTACAAACTCAGTTGTTTCCGGGTAtgtatcaaataaaaattttgagatCACTGATAAATTACGTTGGAAACTGAAGTAAATGTACGCTCGTAGATTACATATAATCATGCCTATcaatgaattttaaaatttagaaaatattagcTTTTGGGGATAGAAAACTATTTACGCCGGTTTGATGGTAATAAGTTTAAATGTGCTGTTGCGGAATTTTAGTTTTTCTTAGAGCTTCTTTGTGCTTACTTAGTGCACCCTTTTCGTTGTATGGACTTGTGtgtgttttattttctttgtgaTGTTTGTTCAGATTTATTCTTTAACTTGATATCTTTTGAAGAaccaaaattacaaaatttagaTTTCGTTACAGGTTATGTTTTGTATTTTGTGTTAACTCTCACTGCTACTTGTAATGGATGGTCATGCTGGTCAAGCTCCTGCGGCTTCGTATTCATGGGTAAAATCAACTTACTGGGAGCTTGCTCTGATTGGTTGCTGACTTTGGAGCCTAATGTTATCTaaagatttttgattttttcaatGCAGCCTTACCTAAGATCCTTTTCTTTGCGGCATTTCTTCTACTTCTGTCGTACTGGTATGTTTCAATTCTCATTTGCAGGAATTACCTTATAAAATATTGGCCCTTCCGAAAATATGTCAGCTGTACTGTTGCATTCGTGCAGCTTCAGTTACTGTATTTTGTTTCATAAGTATCTCCTAGACTGCTAGTAGCTATAAATGAACCATGTCCTTACTGATGGAATtcagaaaaattaaagaaagtgtCTTCTCaattatataatttacattGTATTTATGGAGTTCATTTATCTACTTCTGCTAAGATATATCATGAGGTTATTGTTTAAATAGTATATTAAATTGGATTTGTTTTCTAAAAGTGTTAAACGTGCTTTCGCTTGAGCATGAGTAAAAGTCCTAGATTTAGGCTTATTTATTACTTGTTCAAGCGCCAATGAACCTTTATTCTCGTTTATAGTTTTGTTTTTCATATCGAATCAAAAATTTCTTTGTGTAACGTTGGGTTTAGGGATCTTTGTTTTGAATGTTAACAATTTGTTTTCACCTTTCAATCGTTAATTTTGTTTTCCTTAtatcattttgaattttttatttatgccTTTTGGCATTTgcatttattattcttatgcAAATCTGAACTTACAGTCAATTCTAAGCTTAAAGCAAATTCTATTAcaaagttaaattataaaatgtataAGTAGGTACCTAATACTTGCGCAGCTTTTAATGGCTTGAACTGATGATCgaagtttatttttaatatatgtttaCTAATAGCCAGAAATCTCTCATGTTACGTTCACTAATCAAGATTCACTTGATGTTTGAATATTCCATTTGACTTTAAACATAAAACTCCTAGACTATAATATGTACACTTATTTCTCCTCCCATTTTTGAAAGGCTGCACAAACTGTTTGGACAGGAGTGCTTGAAAAAGTTCTGTTGCTTAAAAATTCATGCTATTGGTTTGTTTTCATGTGATCTCTAatgcaattttctttttatattattgcTTATAAAAAATGTCAATTTCCGTACTTGTGTAAGAGTAAGACTTTATAGTTCATACACCCCATCTTCTAAACTCGCTTCGGTAGGACTTAGGAGCCATTTATTCGCATGGGGGCATCGTGATGTTGAAGAATTTTTGCAAGAAGGTTAATCTGTTAAAGCATTAGTGGATAATTTTCATGTTTCTAATGATAAAAGGCTGCTTATTCATGTTACCTTCATTGAACAAAGAGCCATATTAAAATGTTTTAAGATCATCATCTTATAGATGTTTGTACTATGCCTCCCTTTTTTTCTCTCCTTTTCTTGGATTCACTCCCCATAAGGTAGCTGGCCCAATCCAAATAGAGATTAGAGACCTCTTATACTTTGTTTCTAGGCTTTCAGGAGTAAATGTACAGATGATTTTCATCTACTACTTGCAGTTGTTAATACTACAAACAATCTtgccttttatttttctttcaccCCATTGTTTACTCAAAACGTTGTACTTAAAATATGTCCTGCCTTACCACATTGTAAAGGTTGTTGAGGTCACCTTGACCACAATATAGGCCGTGATAACCACAATACCATCAGCGCAAAAGTTGTTTCACAACCGTTTCGCAACCATGTGGCATCTAACATTTTCTTTATCATTAGAATATGCTGTCATGACTATTTTTCCtggttttgttttttaagttcTGCCACAAATTTTCTGTTATTTCatttttgcattttctttttgatgGATTTATAGGGTGGATCTTTGCCACCAGGCTGATGATGAAGAGGATGAGGGAGACAATACTTCTCTTGAAGCTTTGTTGGATAGGACCAACAGCAAACCACATTTATCAAACATTGCCAGAAATCAACATTGTCTTCCTTTTCGATCAATTCATGTTGGTAACCGCCAACGGGCTGTTATCTTGGTATGTTGTTGACTATCTTACATATTTTTTCTGAAGTATGTTAATTGTTAACCAGAAGACTGTTGAAATTTGGTAAAATTATATGTAGATTCATGATAGATAACTATGTTATTTCTATTCCAGATTACGGTTGCAGTTTTTATTGTAATGATTGCCTTTGCTGTGCTAATTTGGATTGGGATGGGAAAAAATCCGATTGATTCATCAACGGTTGCTCGGGTAAGAACTTCCAACTAATTGTGCTTTTGACTGGTGCACCTTTGGTGGGTGTGTACTCAATTCATTGAATTTTTTAAGGGATTCTAAGGATCTCATTTGCTTTCTTATTGTGTGAAGATTAGCAACATGGGAAAGCTTTAATTTATTCTGTTGCAATACATGCATGTGTAATTCATCGTACCATATTGTTTATTTCTCATATATAGTATGTTGCTATTCTGTAACAAAAATGTCAAGTTCATGATAGGAATTAGGACATGACATATGCTCATTATTTCCAACTCATCAACAATGTTCATTATGCAAAGGCAGAAGTTACGTTGTGGTGGTTAAATGACTTTGGAAACATTGTGCAGGTCTATGTGGATATCTTTGCAGTTGGAATTCTTCTGTTAGGAGGAGCATTGGCAGGTTATGGTAAGACTTTCCGATTGCGTGTTCACAAGTTCTTGCCTGAAAGCTGGAGTTGTGTTGTGCTTCTGTTCTCACTTTTGTATTTGAGTTAGTCTTAGTCTATAAAAAGGATGCTATCTATGTAGAGATTGTCTTAGTCTATAAAAAGGATGCTATCTATGTAGAGATTatgtttaaataaaaatagggATTCCTTTAAGGAAAAGATGGTTGGGAAATCATGCTTGACACTATCAATGTTACTCTTGCTCATATCTGCTGAGTTATGTTATTTCATGAATAATTTTTAAGATGCGAGTTAAATGAATTTAGACATGTTTAGAATTTGCATTTTAAAAACAGCTTTCTTGCAATAATGTTGACGGTTTTCTGTAAGTGTAACATGTTGCAAATCAGGTTCCTATTTAAATTCTCTGCTTTTGACACTTCCCTCATGCCACTTCTAGGACCTTTACTTTAATTACTTATGAATTTTCCACTTTT
This genomic stretch from Amaranthus tricolor cultivar Red isolate AtriRed21 chromosome 9, ASM2621246v1, whole genome shotgun sequence harbors:
- the LOC130823616 gene encoding tobamovirus multiplication protein 1, which gives rise to MLELRAITCFPPAIFAVYATIACVDAFIAAFAFFQLMRIHSRSAQLEWTRQKVFHLMIGLCNAGYVLYFVLTLTATCNGWSCWSSSCGFVFMALPKILFFAAFLLLLSYWVDLCHQADDEEDEGDNTSLEALLDRTNSKPHLSNIARNQHCLPFRSIHVGNRQRAVILITVAVFIVMIAFAVLIWIGMGKNPIDSSTVARVYVDIFAVGILLLGGALAGYGLLIYLKMSKVRSEGASSEMWKVTGLAVVSLVCFTTSALVALLTNIPVLYRWRQEHISGLSTSVLLILYYFIGSSTPAAFVLWVMRELPPSRVASRVEESTIVTFISDGSTRPNNPQRWTAVTSLHNQCSKASPI